The sequence below is a genomic window from Theobroma cacao cultivar B97-61/B2 chromosome 6, Criollo_cocoa_genome_V2, whole genome shotgun sequence.
TTACCTTTGCTGGTTTAAGTGGCATTTGCTTTGTTTTGTGAACTGGGTTTTGATTATATTACATAACACTAACGTAAAGAGGAACAATATTCTTTAGGTTGGTTGCTGGAAACACACTGAGCCAAGCTTACATAGTACCAAGGAGCTATAGGCCTAGTTTCAGATTGATAGCAAAGAATTCTTCAAGTGATGTAGCTATTGAGAAATGGAAACGTGATGGTGTTTACATTGACAAACGTGGCAAATTGAGGACCTTTCACCACAAAAAGCTGTCCAGGAAACGATGTAATATCATTATCTTAGTTTCAAACTCATATTTATGTGCTTCTTAGTAGTATATGTATAGAAGCATCAGTTTTgaatagttttatttttatcttcttcatgtAGGCGGTTCATTAAGAGGACAAGGATGGAAATATGGTTCTGGTTTTGTGGATGGAATTTTCCCAGTGTTGAGCCCCATTGCTCAGCAGATTTTGGATTTTGTACAGGAGGAGGTTGATGCTAATAGAGTTTGGGGTTCTCTTGATAATCTTTCTCCCACTCATAATACTTGGGATGATCTTATTAATGTAGCTGTTCAACTTCgtataaacaaaaaatgggATCCAATTGTGCTGGTAAGAAAGATATAATTACTAGTCCTAcatcttttgttcttttgtttggAGTGGGTTTACTTTAAGTGCATGCTCTTATTGACTTAAGAACTTGACATATCCATTTCTTGAAGTTCCTTACTCTTCCATGGGATAGATTGTTTCAGATTTCCAATATTCAGTTGAAGTAATTTTGCTACGATATTTGGATTTATTCAAGGGAATTATCTGATATTCCCTCTTTTGTAACTACAGTCACATGAATGACTCTGTTTTTTCCTATAGCGTACAATCAAGTTTGAGAAAACTAATATCCCATGTCAAAATGGCTTCACTCAGGGACAGAATCGTTTGTTTCAAATTTAGAAATTTAAATGTCAATACTTATCATGAATATTCTAAAATGAAACAATTGTGATACATATATTCTTGGTACTGAATTATGTAAATTCGCTTTCTTATAATCTTCTTAAGCGTAATGCTACTATTATTTTACAGATTTGTGAGTGGATATTGCACAGGAGCTCCTTTCAGCTGGATGTCATGTGCTTCAATTTGCTCATAGACGCTTATGGGAAGAAATCACAATGCAAGAAGGTGGAATCTACATACTTGGAACTTCTTGAAGCTCAATGTATACCCACTGAAGATACTTATGCACTTCTTATCAAGGCCTACTGCTCAGCTGGGCTGAAACAGAAAGCTGAAGCTGTCTTTGCTGAGATGCGAAAGTATGGCCTCCCTCCAAGTATGTCCGTCTCTCTAGTATTAATTTACTGCCACCTGATTGTTATTATATTGCATTGAGGGATCCACTCTTTTGCTGTTTAGATGAGGAAATCAAAAAATCTTTGcatttttggttgtttttaATGTACTCTGAGCATGCAAGGATTTTAGATTTTCATGCATTTCACTGCATGTAACTTTTCATATGAATAGTGTCAAACTATCATTTACAAATGAATTTACATAAAAATGTTCACTTCAGGTGCAATTGTTTACGATGCTTATATTGATGGGTTGATAAAGGGAGGAAACCCTCAAAAAGCTATAGAAGTCTTTCAACGGATGAAGAGAGATGGCTGCCAACTGTCTACTGTAACTTACACGCTGATGATCAACTTGTATGGGAAGGTAACTTAAAATTTATGCTGGTCCTACATAATTATGCAAACTATTAAGCCTTAATGATATCATTGCCCTCCTTCAGAGTATGCTCACTTGATACAACAATCAGAcatcaacaaaaattaaaacattaagTAGAAACTTAATTTCAAGGTTCATATCCGCTTTTCACTGTGCAGGCAAGTAAATCTTATATGGCCTTGAAgttgtttgatgaaatgaGAAGTCAAAAGTGTAAACCAAATATCTGCACCTACACTGCTCTGGTGAATGCTTTTGCTAGGGAGGGACTCTGTGAGAAGGCTGAAGAGATTTTTGAGCAGCTTCAAGAAGCTGGGCATGAGCCTGATGTGTATGCTTACAATGCGCTTATGGAAGCTTACAGGTTCAAATCCTTCATTATTCAGTACTTCCTGATTCCTGGCAATAAGTTAAGAGTCGGATTTTCAGGGTTCAGAAGATTAATTGGATTAACTTGACTTGAGTTCTTTGAGCCTGAGTTTTGAGCTTCTCAATATGATAGTAGATTAGAATCATTTTAGCAATAAGCAATCATGAAGAGGTTATTATTTCTTGAAGTTGCATTCAGGTTACAAGTTGAAAAGCCTTTTTTGACTCTCTTTTCTCTAACAGTCGTGCGGGTTATCCTTATGGGGCAGCAGAAGTATTTTCACTCATGCAGCACATGGGGTGTGAACCAGACAGAGCTTCCTTTAATATCATGGTTGATGCATATGGTAGAGCTGGTCTTTATCAGGGTAAATATCTTCACTGAAAAGTAACGCTATTGTGTTACTAACTGGAGTTACCTTGCACACATCCTTTACATACTTTTTTTGCCCGAAGCCCAGACAGCAAAATCTTACAAGAACTTAAAGCAGCCTTTAATGTTCTCTTAGTTTCTAGGGATAATTCGTCAAAGAGAACAAAAGACTGAAGTGGGGAACTTTCCCTGAGAAAAACATAAATCATTGCTCACTTTCTTTTCAAGATACTATAGGACTGATATTACTTAGCATATGATATTTTTCTAATCTGACATAATATAGCCTCAATGTTGCATGACTGTCTATTTGTCACCATATACCATTCATGTGTTTTGACTTCTTTATCCAAAATTTCAGATGCTGAAGCACTATTTGAAGAGATGAAGCGGCTAGGGATAACCCCAACAATGAAATCTCACATGCTACTTCTATCTGCCTACTCCAGAGTTGGAAATGTGGCTAAGTGTGAGGACATTGTAAATCAAATGCACAAATCTGGGCTTGAACCAGACACCTTTGTCCTCAACAGTATGCTGAACCTTTATGGCCGGTTAGGCCAATTTGAGATCATGGAGAACGTTTTAATTGCAATGGAAAAGGGACCCTATGAAGCTGATATCAGCACGTACAACATTTTGATCAATGTCTATGGACGGGCAGGGTTTTTTGAGAGAATGGAAGAGCTGTTCCAATTGCTTCCTACCAAGAATTTGACACCTGATGTTGTGACGTGGACTTCACGGCTTGGAGCCTACTCTAGAAAGAAACTATATACAAGATGCTtggaaatttttgaggaaatgATTGATGCTGGCTGTAATCCAGATGGAGGAACCGCCAAGGTACTTCTCTCAGCATGTTCTAGTCAAGATCAGATTGAGCAGGTTACTACAGTGATTAGAACAATGCACAAGGATATGAAGACTGTTTTGCCAATCGAATGAATACTTGCCCATAAGTAGATCATACCCAAATGTAAATCTGTATTGTCTTCTTGCCTTCCTTTACTACATGATATGACAGGCATCAATGTATTCACAAAAGTAAATTTCTGTATATATAACAAACTGAATATATATAGATTCTCATGCAATGTGTAAATAGCAGATATTTCATTGCTTGCTATTATCTCTGTGCTATAGAAGATAAACTACTTACAGGCCAAAGTTGATGCTACCTTGATGCCAATTAATGTGTTTCGGAATATTTATGCTGTCCAATATATTCAAATGCCTATATAAGCATATGCATCATGCCCTACCATACTTTTGAACTGAAATTGCTGCTGATGCCTCAAATTTCAAGCTTTTCTAATTACATATTCATCGCCTTGTCAAACAGTAAATGATTATTATGCAGATTGCATTAATTATATGCATGAGGGAAGATAAGGTAAAttaaagggaaagaaaagaagtagaTGGAGGGTAACTCTGCATTCACTGGAAAAGAACAGTGTAGTGAGAAGCATTGAGACACTAGACATGatagcaaaaataaattagataGAAAAGGGCTACTCGAGGGTTGGATGCTCTTTAGGGAGGATAGATAGATACATAAGAAATCGAATCCTATTTTTGGTAAGGATTAACAGATGGGGAAAAGGTATCCTTATTGTGAAGTCCCAGAGCAGAGGACTCTCCATATGTACAAAATGAAATTAACAGGGCATGTGCGATGATTAGATacgttttcaaaataaaaccaaGCTACTATATTTGCTCAAGACTAAgagattaattaaatttcatttcaaatccAAAGACCTGTTAAATGTTTGTGAGTGTCTGAGATGATGTCTGTTCTGCCATGTGTGAATTTCGCTGTAGAAAGGCAAGACTAGAAGGAGATTTAAGTCCCATTTTCTGGTCATCAATCAATTATATGCTCGTTGGTCATGTATCTTTATATAGCATTTCAAGAATTTTTGGCTCTTTTAGATTGTGCAAGGAAATGCTTTGCAttaatcttcaaaaaaaaaagaagaaaaaatgcttTGCATTTCTGGAATAACTATGTGTTTAGCTTGCATACAACATTTGATAACTTTCCTGCCCCTCAATTTTGAGGGCATAATCACATGCTTCTCCTATTGGTGAGGGAATGTCTTCAGGGTCTCTTCTTGGTTTAACCCATCTGCCATGTTCATTACGAACCAATCCTTTGTTGGACAATTGGTACCAGCAATGAGGGATCCTTAGTTTATCCACCAACATATCACACGCCTTATTCACCAAGCTAACATCCCTACGAGCGTCAGATCGGAAAGCAGAGTCTGCACTGTGGAACCCATCGACAAGGTGAAGGTATGTCTCAAGGCTATGAAATCCCAATGGACTGAATCCGCGCTTGAGGTAAGGTGATGAACTAACATCCAGCCTCAATTCAGCTCCTACATGGGTGTAAACCCATTCCAATGTTCCCGTTATATCGTCAAACCTTTGTAAACTCTCATTGAAAACAATCCCTGGCATTCTAGGGACTAAATCTTGCTTAACTACCACTCTTAATGTTTTGACTCCTAATCCATCAAGCTCATCCCTGAAGGCACTGTTGCCAACTCTAGGTGCACCAAAGGAAATCACGCTCACAGGAAGGCCTGGAAGACTGGCTGCAGCTTCATAGGCATTGAGCAGAGCCAATGCACCACCCAAGCTATGCCCGGTTATTGTTAAACTCACTTCTTCACCATTTCCTTGGTAGAATTGCACAAGCTTTGTCACTTCTTCCATGACTTGCTCCGAAGCACTTGACTTGTTGTATCTTGTGGATTCATTCTTGGAAGTGTAAATGCTAAGAAATCCATGTTCAACTTTAGCATCTCCAATCCCTATTGGTTCCAAATTCCTTTGAAAATCCTCGTACCATTCGGCTGGTGCCACCGTCCCCCGCCAGGCCACGACAATATCTCTTCGTCCGATCCTACGTGTCTCCTCATCGTCACTAACCGCCACATAACCCATCCAGTTGGAATCTTTGCTCCACGTGTCCATCAGGTGTGACCTCTCCAGCCACTGTGGCATCTCAATGTGTGACATGGCATAGATGTACTTGGTCACCTTGTAACCATTTTTACCATGGCCTAATTTCTCAAAAAGCTTGTTACGATTGTACCTGCAGCTGCCGCAGAACTCCGAGAAGGAGTCAAAATCAAAGGCATCATAAGTTGCTTGAGCAAACTCTCCATACTTGACAATTTCTCGCCGTAGCCAAGGGTGAAGTGGGTCTAAAAGATTTACCCAATCCATAGAACCATGAATGTCACGCCATTTATCAGCAATCATCTGCTTGGGAGAAGTTGTCGGGGTATTATGTTTCTCTTCAAAAAACAAATCCCAATTAGAGTGTTGAAGGTTTTTCCTTGAAGGTGGTTCTATATGGAGATGGAGAAGGTTTGATAGTGATTCAGCCAGACGTCGAGCACCCCTATTCGATGCCTTACTAGCTTTGGGTTGATGAAAAACAACCTCCTGATGGGGACGGATAGCAGAAATCCGGTTAACGTCGGTGTTGAGAGCTGTTGGAAGATGGTTATGGATCATTGTTGAGAGGGCCATGATTGTTGGTATTCTGGTGCAGGGTAGCAAATTTAAATTGGCGAGGCCTAGCAGGGACTTTGATGATTGCGGAGACTAAAGGTTGCAAATTGCAAGAGGAACTGCATGATGGGAGGAGATATATAAAAGGCAAAAGTTTCCAACAGTCGCATAAGCTTTTGAATAATTGTTACGCGTTGGTGTGTAATGAAACTTGATGAAAAATAACGTAAACTATCAGGGTTTCATACGTGGAAGTCTAAGTCCGTACATTCTAGACTCTGTCTAATGTTTGATCAGAAGTTGACATATTAAAATGTTTACTCTTATTATTCGTGTAGACTATGCCTTTGGGACTGTGGCTAATACGTTATTGGAAGGAACTTCGAAACAGCAAACCTTGGAGTAGAAGTTGACATTCAACGCCTGATATTCATCTTTTTACATGCACAAACTTATTTACCTACTTATTAATATACGTATATTGATCTGTAGGGTTGCGCTTGTCATGGAGCTTCAGTTAGCATCTCAGTTTCCCGAGGGACCCCGCAGTTAGGTTATTGAAAATGACTTTACATTAGTTTGTAGATAAGTATTGCCTGCCATCCATTACCAAAAAACAATCAGAAACATAGGTATTGCCGTAGAGATCTTCCCTTCAGATGGAAAAGTATGTATAAGGATCACATTTTTCATGTTCAAAATTTCACATTGCTtttgtttatgtttatttttctttgattaatCTTAGGTTGTTGTGCTTAAGGcctaatattaaaaatttcaaaagacaACCCAAGGATGGTTAAAGGGCAAAATGTTACACATGGTGCACTTGATTTGACTAAAGATACCAGCCTATTGGCTATTCTGTCCATCTACTTCAACTAGAATCCACGGCTACTCAAATAATTCAAGTCCATGGGGAAATTCCATTGCTGCTGCTCGGAAAGAAAGACGAAAGAGAGATTTCATTATATGGATCCTTGAATACCAGCCACAATTTCTCCTGCTCTTTGCTCTGAAGCTGTGAAGGTTTAATTGGACTCTCTTTGTCATACACTATGACACTGCGTTTGATTATACAATAAATAACAGATATATCAACTACATGACAGTTGTTAAGGataaatgttttaattaatctctattagaataatattttttctttattaaatcttaatatatcttaattatattgttatatattttctatACATATTTAATCCAATACTTTTGTATATATACTTTGTTTTctaatcaatataaaataaaacaatttagtcccgcttatattttctttaacaaTTCTACATTTTATGaatggaaaaatatattttttgtacttGTGAAAGCGTTTTGAGCTTGACTAcacgaaaaagaaaattgcaatatcattaatttttttgattaaatttattGTAATTATGAGAAGGAGACATTATGAAGAATAGATGGACAAGGAAAGAAGTGAAGTAATTAATCTAACTAATGTGCTAAAGTTAATTAACATTATACATGttgcttaattttaatttattcctCCCTATAATAAATGATGAAGAGAGTCCAAACTTTTGCTTAATCTAAGTACAATAGGGGTTTTGTACCTTCTAAAAGTCCAAGGGGGGGTACTCCACTCTTTGTCACTATGTCAAAACTCTGTGTTTTGGTCTACAAGCCATAATAACTTCACTTAGAGCTTGTTTGGTCTAGCttttttctaacttaaaaactattatgaaatttttataaaaaataataatttttaaaattaagttaaagttgtttggtaaatttttttttataaattcttttttataagttatactttttgttaaaattattatagaaggtattttttttaagggataatattataattatttttaacaaatgaggatatttttagaataaaaataaaaatttacttatattttttaaaaaaataaaaaaaagctcttctttggaattttttttaaactttttttttaaattttattcttaaaaaaatattttttaaaaatatttttaaaatatcatatttgatttaatttttatttttaaaaaataaaaaaaattaaaccaaacATGCACTTAACATCATCTctcaaaatgttttttttgGATCTCACCAACTTTATTTGACTGACACATCACGTGAAACACAGTCTATTTTGCTTCTAAAGCATTGTAATGCCAACTTTCCCGGTGGCAATGTACCAGGCTTGATGGTATCATACGTAGTTGAGTTGGACAAGGCAGGGGCAAATTGGGGTAATTTCAACCCTCGAGAATTATAATTCCTAAAACCCAGGGGGACCCCAATCACATGTGATGAATTATCAAAGTGTTTGGTATTATAGGGAAACATGGGTGTTCGATCCCACGTTTTAATCTTGGAACTCTGGACTCTTAACAGTTGCCTTGGGAGACCAGAAACCTTGATTTCCATCTAGATGGCGACTTTTAGCCTTGGTCGGTTTTCCTTTTCGTTGAAGCCGCGCCAACATGGTAAAACTTGAGGACTTGGGGTCCCTACTTTCACCTTATAATAACGACCTACCTTTAAATGGAGCAATGAGAGCCCATAAATGCATATTCCAATTGTagtattttatctttttctattACTATATTGTACTCAGTTTTGGGTTTAAGTTTTTGATGGCTGATCATACATCTTTGTCATGCTCTAATCTCATagaaaattatacaaaatttgGTTCTCTAACTACGTTTCAATTGAGATAcacaaattaaaagattttcaaaatcattttaagtTTATATTCAAAGGGATGCGTAATCTCTATCCAAAACTAACATCCATCTTTCACTACTTTAGCTTATCAAGGCCACGATTATATATTGGATtctaattcaaaaattttaacaagaTGGAGCTAGTCAATTTTTGTTGGAGGATCAAATACAGAAGAATaaggattaaaaatttaaaaaattaatatattaaattcaatcaaaaaattaataattgaaatataaaattaaataaataactataatgtgtaaaatataaataattaaatacgatatataagattaataagtttttcttatataatcaagattatttaaagattttatatttaagataatttcatttcaactaaacATAAAACGTAAagtacataaaaaatattcaaattaatttcttcgtacataatcataattaaaaaataataatattttgatgaaattttaaataaaaatgtaacattacaacttatatttaagacttacataataatttattaaattttaaatattaaaatcataaaaaataaaatttacataacaaaaaaaagaagtacaTGGTAAGTAGAAGTTACTACATATGacataccaaaaaaaaaatatggttgatggtttgtagaaattttaaaaaaattttatagaaatttatatcatatgaataaatagtataaaaataaataaataaaaataaaaataataacataaattgaaaaaataaaaaaaaactttaaaattgaataagatatgtaaaatcattttattattttttatttgtattaattattaaataaaaaatcattttaaaacaattattttaaaaattttatatgcaattagaaatatttaaaaatttggagGGGCCATGCCTCCAAGCAATTAAGGAGGCTCCGCCCCTGCAGATGGATGCTTCAAATATGTAAAACTAAATAGTTCGTAAACCACTTTTTCTTGGTAGTAATAACGATGATGGGACAAAGGGGGATCAGCTTCTCCAGCTGAACCATTTCTTTTGCAAAATCAGGTAACCCTGAGTGGAAGTCGAGGTTTTTATTTGAAGTTGCACTTGGACGCTTAGTGACAGCCACCTATATCTGTACGTAGAAGAGATTCTCTATTGACTCTGTACTGAGTTGTAAGTGGAAAGAGACCGTCTTCCTTGTGATGAGCTTTGTTATTATACCTATTAAACTTTTGGATTGAGAATGGATCAAGGAAAGTGAGACGCGTGTCCCCACCAGCATGGGCCTAGTCAGGACCTTGGGTCTGGTCCTCATCAGGTAtggaaacaagaaaaatacgCTGATTAAAGACAAAGAATTCGGCTGGCATAGTCAAAAGATGATCGATCGTGCCATTCATACCGTCGTAccattattatttaatgattttttcaaaataatttcctatttaataattaatataaataaaaaataacaaaataatctcacatttctcacttaattttaaattttttttatttcaattgatattatttttatttatttatttattacttttattctatttattcatatattttaaatttttatagattttcttttttaaatttctagcaaccattaacaattttttaaaaatttttgtgatGTCATATGtgaattttatcatttacttgtcttattctttttattatgtgaattttattttttataattttaattttcaaaattaataaattattaagtaGTTCTTAAATGCAAATTATAgtgtttatttaaaattttattaatgcatcattttttattaattttaattatgtaagaagaaaattatcttgaacatatattttttatatgttttaagttttatatttagttaaaaaattattaatcttatatatcatatttaactatttatattttatttattatagttttatatttaatattataaatataaatataaataaaatataaatattaaatattaactatattaattttttttcaaatttaattaaagtacaaataacttaaaaataattgatacattctttaaaaaatatatacaaattatttaaataattttcttacACTTAAACCACAAAATGGatgtttttaaatcacttaTTGGCTTACTTCTAAGAACATGCCACTTCAGCacttctcttcttctcttctctaGAAGATCAATGGGCTAGAATAGCACACAAGGGCAATACTGTTCTAGGATGAGTCTCAGTTGAAGAAGCCCAACTCAAAGGATAAGCCTTGTAGTAAA
It includes:
- the LOC18596433 gene encoding phospholipase A1-Igamma1, chloroplastic; translation: MALSTMIHNHLPTALNTDVNRISAIRPHQEVVFHQPKASKASNRGARRLAESLSNLLHLHIEPPSRKNLQHSNWDLFFEEKHNTPTTSPKQMIADKWRDIHGSMDWVNLLDPLHPWLRREIVKYGEFAQATYDAFDFDSFSEFCGSCRYNRNKLFEKLGHGKNGYKVTKYIYAMSHIEMPQWLERSHLMDTWSKDSNWMGYVAVSDDEETRRIGRRDIVVAWRGTVAPAEWYEDFQRNLEPIGIGDAKVEHGFLSIYTSKNESTRYNKSSASEQVMEEVTKLVQFYQGNGEEVSLTITGHSLGGALALLNAYEAAASLPGLPVSVISFGAPRVGNSAFRDELDGLGVKTLRVVVKQDLVPRMPGIVFNESLQRFDDITGTLEWVYTHVGAELRLDVSSSPYLKRGFSPLGFHSLETYLHLVDGFHSADSAFRSDARRDVSLVNKACDMLVDKLRIPHCWYQLSNKGLVRNEHGRWVKPRRDPEDIPSPIGEACDYALKIEGQESYQMLYAS
- the LOC18596432 gene encoding pentatricopeptide repeat-containing protein At2g35130, which encodes MLVAGNTLSQAYIVPRSYRPSFRLIAKNSSSDVAIEKWKRDGVYIDKRGKLRTFHHKKLSRKRCGSLRGQGWKYGSGFVDGIFPVLSPIAQQILDFVQEEVDANRVWGSLDNLSPTHNTWDDLINVAVQLRINKKWDPIVLICEWILHRSSFQLDVMCFNLLIDAYGKKSQCKKVESTYLELLEAQCIPTEDTYALLIKAYCSAGLKQKAEAVFAEMRKYGLPPSAIVYDAYIDGLIKGGNPQKAIEVFQRMKRDGCQLSTVTYTLMINLYGKASKSYMALKLFDEMRSQKCKPNICTYTALVNAFAREGLCEKAEEIFEQLQEAGHEPDVYAYNALMEAYSRAGYPYGAAEVFSLMQHMGCEPDRASFNIMVDAYGRAGLYQDAEALFEEMKRLGITPTMKSHMLLLSAYSRVGNVAKCEDIVNQMHKSGLEPDTFVLNSMLNLYGRLGQFEIMENVLIAMEKGPYEADISTYNILINVYGRAGFFERMEELFQLLPTKNLTPDVVTWTSRLGAYSRKKLYTRCLEIFEEMIDAGCNPDGGTAKVLLSACSSQDQIEQVTTVIRTMHKDMKTVLPIE